The nucleotide window CAATGTGCCTTATGAACTCCTTTCACATGAAGCCATCAATTTACCAATGTACTTTTCATGGCTAGAAAATGAACAGCACTTTTTAggctctccttttttttttcttttccatttattttttcttttattcctattaattttttaaaaaattgaataaaaatgacaaaataaaaatataaactcacagattttattctaaaaatacaattaatctaattcttttttcttttatattttctcattttctttaattttttttctttctttttcttttcttttcttattttctctTACTTATCTATTCTTATCCTTAAGAATGGTAATGCTTCACCGCCCTATTACCTCCATAGGTTTTGAATGCATCCATCCTTACCCCATTCTATCTCACTTtgcttcaatttaatttttactacttattttttttaatttttttaaatcaaataaatatttaaacataaattttcaaaaaaaagtaaacataaaatatataattttttttcacaTTACTACATTTTTGCCcttttaatatttatctatatACAAAGataaatgataaatttatgtaGTAGGATGGAACAGGACAAACAATAACCATAATAGATCTATACCCTGTCAAAAAGAAAAGATCCAGCTTGCCCCACTTCTACATCCACTTtcttttttgaaattaaaaaaactcAGACATCTAATCCCAGCAATCTATTACCATAAAACAAATAGAAACCGGGAAACCAAGAAAACGAATCTTTTCCCAAAAATACCCTAGTTTTTGAACAAAaccaaagaaataaagaaaaaaaaaacgaagATAAAAAGACAAATTTTGAACGAGCTTAGTAATAAACATCGAGtcccaaaaaattaaaaaaaaaaaaaaaaactaagtaaAGCTTTCTTCATTTTTCCTTCAATGTCAAACATAAAGAAATTTGAGATTTTATATCTAGGCTAAACTAAACAATATTCCAACAACCTCTTTCTACGAAAAATCGATTTGAAAAACCGATTTCTTGGCACTTACCATTTCTCGAAGCAATTAACGGTTTTTCTCCATGatatttttacccaaaaattAGAGAATAATAAATTACTTACAGAGAGTGAGTGTTTATCAAAATAAGACTGTTACCATGAACCCACGCAACTCAAAGAGTTCCCGTAAAAATTAACTTGGCAACCAACACAACGAACTCCAATAAACTATAAGGTACTGTAAGAAGATGACGCAGTTTCTAGTTTGTAATGCAGAGTTATATAATAGCTCTTATTATTTTAAGAAACAAAAGAGAATTTCCTTTTCAATTCTGAATGATTTTTATTTCAGTTAATGCTTCTAATCAATTCAAGAATCTCtgtataaaatttcaaatatcactCTACAAAGAACCTGTGTGTTGACCGATCAACAAAATACAAGCTTCACGCGGAAGTGCATGaaaattgaaaaggaaaaaaaatagtgaaattgACACCTATAGAAACCCAATTCAAAGTCGATAATTTCAGTAACTAACTTCCGTGAAAGTCAATTCACCCTAAGCACTGTTAAATTCCGTAcgttttaataaataatttcacaCTCAAAActatttcaataaaattttacatttcatATATACGAAAGTAACCCACAAGTTCACATTTTTTTAGACGGCGTAATTTCGTGCACAATGTGCTGTGCAAAGTACAAATACAAAAACATATCCGACCAATTAGAATAATACATGTAAAATTAACTCAGCACAAGGCACCGAATAAAAAATATGAGAAAACCCACACAAAGTGAAGTTTGCAAATGCGCAGTCTCACAGACTCAGGCCTTCCACCTTAACGAACAAACCAAAGCCTCATTGGCCcaagttaataatttttttttacttcgtAAAATCcaactaattaatcataatatGTATTTCGTTCTTCCagttaaatagaaaaaaaaataaaacccaaaatttcATGTTCCTTAACTTAcccttttttaaaatatataaaagcaaaccaattatttaaaataaacaggTAATTGATTAAATGGATAAGGCAAAACAGTTTAACAATAAAATTacgttatataaaaataataatagagtgTAAAACAACCCACGAGAGCCGAGAGACAACATGTAGGATAAGCCCTAACCCACCCCCTCCCTCTCTCAACGTGCCAAATCCCAAGACACTATTGGAATAAATATAATGTAATAAAACAATATCGTTCCCTAATAGAAATCTAATAATGTCTCCACATAATTCCATATTGAGAACATAGCTAACGCTGAGCTATCAACACAAGGAAAGACAACAAAAAGAATATTTGGCATATAACAAAAAAATACAACtggatatatatatttaagaCTTCCTAAaggaaaatataaaagaaattgaaacattTGCGAATAAAGCACATTTTATGCGAGTCCTTGCTTAGgcatatctttaaaatttttgtttgttcGTTTGCTTACTTAGGATGAAGTAGGTTTTGCCATCGACTTCTTAATAGCTTCAGCATAAGTCCTGTGTTGGTAGGTCAGTGTAGATTCAAGCAAGTCCCAAAGCGATGTCTTGGGGTTCCAACCTAATGCGACGTTATTACTTTAAATCAGATGCTCCAACATTTGAAATTAAAGATAGTGAGAATATAAGCAAGGAAGGAAGCAAGAGAATACcaagttgtttatttattatgGTCATGTCTGGAATTCTCTTGTCACTATCATCGTATCCCTCGCCATAAAATTCCTTGGAGCTGACGTCAATTGTTGGAGTCTCCAGTGCAGATTCTCCACTAACCTTGGTATAGACCTGAAGAATCCGATAGCATATACAGTTACAAATCGTGTATGATGATCAATCACCATAAACATATTAATGAAGATATGAATTAAATAAACTATATAGCATCAATCATGTCCTTCACCTTAGTCATCATTTCAGCAAGTTGCCTAACTGTAACTTCATTGTTCGGGTTACCCACATTGAAAATGTGACCATTGGCCCTGCCCGGGTTTTCCTGTAAAGAAGATGCCACTTAGTTTAGTTACTTTCTGTAGTTGAGCCGATATGGGGATGAGGAAAAGGGATAGGGTAGAGTTAATACAGACAATCATCAACAGAACAGCTTCAATAGCATCCTTTATGTAAACAAAAGTTCTCTGAGATTGGCCACCATCAACAAGCTTAAGTGGCTCACGGCGAAGGAGATTCTGCACCCtcaccccccccccaaaaaaaaaaaaaaaccattagaGCTACGATTATCATAACATCAAAAAGAGATTCCAGATGGCCCCTAGGATATTCTCTACAACTGTGAAACAAGTTCGACATACATTACTAAAGCACGCTAGAACTCTTGGAACTCCCTCACTTGGACCATCAATGCCGGGAATGAAGTCCATCCTTGGTCCAATCCAGTTAAAAGGCCTCACAATGGTGAACTCGAGGCCATTCTCTGCTCCCTCAGCTGGGATAAATAAGAAGAGAAGTCAGTAAATCCTGTTCAAAGCATCTCAACAGGGCCAGATCATTAAAAATGATGCTAACCATAAATGAGCCTCTCAATCAACTGCTTTGCACATGCATACGACCACCTCTGCTTCTCAATAGAGCCAAAAATGCAGGGTGAGACATCTTCCTTAAGAACATAGTAGGCAGGATCCTATAACATGAATTGCAGACAGTGTCAAAGATTCTAAACTTCATAAACAAAGAACACAATAGTGTCAACTCAAAATACAAAAGGGAAAAGGACCAAGAACACAAAGAAACAAAATGAGaaacattatcaaaccaatttcAGCATCTCTGTGAATTAAGAGAAGCATAAAATCTGTGCACAAAGGAATACAGCTTGCTTAAGAACAAAATTCAAATAGTAAACAACCTAGTTTTAACATTTCCCACATGAAGCAACTGGATAAACAAAAGAGCTTATACAACGCATGCATATATACTACAATTACAACTAAAACCGATGCAAGATATCTTCCTAGAGCTAAAGTTGTACAGTAAACACGActaacaaaaaaaaatgaaaacacaatttatatTCAACAAAAATTAGTAGCCTAAAACAAGCATATCAACAATTGGAATGGGATAAATAATTCGCAAGGCTTGAGGCTCTTCTAGCCTATTATTCAGCATTTAACAGGTCCACCAGCAAGGAAAGACAACTTTCTAAAAACTTCAAATGAAATCTAATTTTATAAAAACCGCATATCTTGCTATGAACCACTCATTTTACTACTACAATAAATTGTTATTACATCAACAACATAACCTCGCCCTCACCCTTCCGACCCCAAGCCTTTGTGATGTTTGTTGACTATATGAGAAAAAACTTCCAGAAAATATTAAAAGCTCAAATATACGTATACCACCAACAGATCACTATACCATACATGTCACCCGGTTAAAAAACTAATTATAGATGTAGCTTCTTCCTTTTGAAAATACTCAATATAAGTGATGAAGAAAAGAGACAGCGAAAGGTTACCTGACGGAGAGGAGAATCTTTAGGCAGAAAGCTTTGGATGGTTTTACCATACACTTCACAAGTCGAGAAATGAATGAGACGCTTGTTGTTCTCTGAACAGTATTTCACCTACCAAACCATAAACCCACATAAAAAGACAACATTAAGTTCAACTTCGATCTCGAAAACATCAGCAACTATCAAATCCCTCCTCACTCGTatcaatatattaaaaaaaaccgTTATAAAAAGAGACGCTTATCAAATCTCTCGGCTCATCAACAACAAGCAACTAAAatggaaaaaagaagaagaagaagaagaagaagaagaaagaataaaACCGTTATAAAAGAACTGCTTACCACAGGAAGTGCATCAATAAAATTGCTGTAAATCGTATCGAGCGGGCGTGTATTATAATCTGCCGGAGTACAGATCGCCGCAAGATTTATCGTCTGTATTGTCGCAAAAACAATAACAACTAAATTAATCAACATAAATCAAGTAAAAAAGttcttttaatataaaaaaaaaactaagaaatcaggtaaaaaaaaaaactaaatcctGGAGAACACAATGAGATAAATTAGCTcaacaaaaaaattaaagttaCACAGAATTTAACCAGATCTAAGAAATTAAATCCAAAGAAAACactaaagaaacaaaacaaaaaaaaaaaaaaacaagaaagcATTTTAGAcagaaataaagagaaaaaaaaatcctTGATCTCCAGCAATTGTTTTTGAGAAAGTAAGAAAATAGCAAGAAATGGAAGAAATTACGAGATCTGCCATCTTGATGAGGCCTTCAAGCCTAGAATCGTGCTTGATGTTAAGTCGGTGAAACTGGATACGGCCAGCCCAAGGGAGAGAGTCAGGCTCGAGGAGGTGCTTAATCTTGTCATTGTAAACGTCCAAGGCGAGAACCTTGTGCGGCGTTTCCGACATTAATTTCTCGCAGAGGTGAGAGCCAATGAAGCCTCCCGCTCCAATCATGCATATCGTAATTGGCTTTATTGGTCTCCCGTCCAGATCCATTCTCGAAGCTGCCATGTCAAACGACACCGGTGTTTTCCTTCTTCCGACGCCGGTGGTGAAAAAAGTAATTATTAgcagaaagaaaaaaatagaaagagagagaaatttgAAGAGAGAAATGGCCAGGCCTCTTGTATATATGGGGAATGGAGGGAAATGTGAAGCAGAGAGAGACCCCTTTACAGTGCTACATTAAATGAGGGGACCGTATTAAAGCCTACTCTCGCGAGTATAGCCACTGCATGTACTCGATTGAGAAGGGAGCATGTGGTAAATTTCATAAATTATATTAGTTACTTAGTAAAAGGTTTTGGGAATCTTTTAGGTTAATTTCATCAAACATCCCCAAACTATCACCTATGTTTTGAATTTGTctataaactttaaaatattataattgagCTCTCAAAGTATTAGTGTCACATTAATCACATTTTTTGTTAACTTAGGTTGTTTTGATAagccatttaaaataaattttatttcattgaaaataaaattttcaacatttactacttcttttattattatttgtgttTGATAACCTTATTAGCTTTTTActtaacataaaattttcaacaaaaatatTAGATATGATAAGTAAATAGCTACTTATCACttaatatgaaaaatattaaattgcttttatttttcaaatcttattttcaaaataagttatttcttcattttattaaaaataataatattcaaattttatcttttaacttttattttaatttttttaaaaatctaaatttaCTATTATCAAACAAAACAATTATATCTCGtacttattttatatatatatcaaatggttttataatataaatcCGTTGCTTATAAAATTTAGTACTAAAAATTAAgtaattattttttcaatttatcaaacacacccttaattattaatttaagtgCTAATACTAATTGAATCTAACATGGAATATatttaaaatgtaaattaaattgtaaattcgAGTATATTTAATGCATCAACAACTTAGATCCACCTTGTCAAAAAATTGTCCATAAAGtttaggaatttttttttttaatatgtcCAATCCAGATTGTTCATATAGTGAGCATACGCCTAATCCATGTGTTTATTTATGCTCTAGACTTAAGCAAGCATTTTAATGCCCAAGGTCCTAAGCTAATGATTAGGTTGACAAAAGAAATTTATTGATATAGTGCTAATATTATAATGGCTCAtttatgttttgaaatttaagaaattttattataCGTATGTACACGTGGAACTATATATTTGCATGTATAAATGTAACGAATCATATGATTTGAAATTAATATTAGTAATACTATATGTACGAAATTAGaattaaaaatagtttaaattgtgattaagaagaatttaaatatgtaaatgcattagattaataattttaaatacgcTTTAATTGTTTCTCATGATATTATCATTTTTCTTAAATTGATATCAAATTGACTTGTGACACTAACTCAATTACATACATAAATAATAGTATATACATAAAAACAATGTGAATGAAATAATTTGTGTAATACCATTGAAATGTATAAAAGTATCAAAATAAAACTTTGATCGAACTGGTGAAGAAAAGATTTTATAGATGCTAGTGGCATGAGTTTAAATCTCAGCATTtgtaaattttattgatttttaaaataaaattaaaaaataccctcataataatgtaatttatttaaaatatgtaagATTAATTTAATAACTTCCTTGATTGAGTTGGTGTTAAGTTGACTCGTAACACCAACTCGATCACaaacttaaataatagtatagatatatcACTTTCTGTTTGAGAATAAAAAACggacatatatattttaaaataatattaaaaggaaATTTATTATAGTGTCGATTGGATAACATAAAGTAATTGGATAAAATTTTTCTAGTAATTACACTTTCTTGTAATTACAAAGAATTCTCAACATGtgtttggttgacaaagtgtaaTTACATTGTAATTCTCTATGTTATGTTTGGTAGTACAAATTGTAATTATACTGATTACataattgaaaatattaattgctaaaaaacATTAGTacaatatttttttaaatgagtaacaaaattaaaatcaaatcatcatatgtAATATATTAGTCCAAGAAAATAGTTGATAATATGATTAccaataaaataatatgaaaaataaacatcatatgcaattttatctaattgCTCTAATATTCCATATTTGTTAGGTTATTCACTTtctaacatttaacatatactTCTTATTGTCATCCCCTTCTTCCATGTGCTCTTCAATGTATGAATCACCTCAATTCCACTTACGAATGAAGTTATGAAGTATGCAATATGTTAATACAATccatcctctctttttttttttatgctaTACTGAGACTGAAATGATGTTAATatggaaaatattttttaacaaatGTCTTTACAACCACGTTTCGAAGCtttaaatatctcaaattaaAAAGTTTGTGAACCATTTCTAGTGTTTGTGTTTGATTTCATTCTCTCAAATGGTATTTGTACCCACGATATGGTGTAAGAAAATCATTTGTATTTGAATAACTAGTATCTACTGCATAATGTTTGGGTTCACCATGCAAATAGTCTATAACTTAGAttataaaaaaatacataaacTTAATTTAGAAAAAGACTTATGCTAGGTTATAACCCATtttttataattcataaataatgtAGCATCCCAACCGTTCAGCTGATCaaccaaaattgcttcaatcatacaaatttttttattgagaCATTAACCAGTTTATTAATGGTGATTAACAATAATAACTTTGTTAAATTGTATGAATCAACCTACGTTGGAATAAATATACTGTTGTTCAAAGTCAGTTATAAGAATTTCTAATCCTGAGGCTTAGTCTACAAGTTGCCCCCATTAAATGCATGTTACGTATGGGAAGAACAAGCTCACACAGGCTTGACAAATTATGGCTTATTCCCTAACCAGCATCTTATAAAGCCCGTTTTACCTGAAAAGTATAAGAAGAATCTAAGTTAAAATTAACTTAGTGAGTTTTTAATATAACACACTCAATCATGATTAAAATTAACTTAGTGAGTTTTTAATATGACACACCCAATCATGAAATTATTATGTGATATGACTTCAATGGCCTGGTCACATGTTTGACATCCCTTGCACGAGGGTAGATCACATATCTTCTAGGTGCATACTTGTCACCATTCGCTTTGGCACAACTtgaaaattggctcattttacaCCATAACTCGGTTCTTCCCTTTCATCATTCGTGCACTAATGTATCTCGTGGGATGAGTCTACTTATGCAATATGTATTGATTTCATACATGCAAGTTCGTAGATATGGATTCATACATGCAAGTTAATAGATGTGGAATTGTGCATGCAAACTCATTCTCGGAGGACTTAGATTCGTGGAATTATACCTTGACGAACTTAGAATTGAGAATACGTACTCATCAGTTAGTTCCTGTAGATTCTTGCTTGAAAGATAGTCCATGCAAACTCTTGCTTGAAAGGTAGTCTATGCGAACTCTTGCTTAAAAGTTAGTCCATGTAGACTCTTGCTCCATATGGACTCTTGCTTGAAAGTTGGTCCATGTGGACTCTTTCTTGAAAGTTGGTCCATGCAGACTCTTGCTTGAAATATAGTCCCTGCGGACTCTTGCTTGAATGATAGTCCATGCACTACTATTGCTTGAAAGATAGTCAATATGGACTATCATAAAATGGAACATGAGGATAAGTCTAGTGGGTTGTCATAGCTTGAGTATGCCCATGGCCATGGGACTTGCATACATACATTAGGCTTAGCGCTTTAGACTCTGCAAAGTCTCATACATGAGAAAAACCCTCGTAAGGTCATCACGTACATGTGCGTCTAAATCCTC belongs to Gossypium arboreum isolate Shixiya-1 chromosome 7, ASM2569848v2, whole genome shotgun sequence and includes:
- the LOC108459102 gene encoding UDP-D-apiose/UDP-D-xylose synthase 2; this encodes MAASRMDLDGRPIKPITICMIGAGGFIGSHLCEKLMSETPHKVLALDVYNDKIKHLLEPDSLPWAGRIQFHRLNIKHDSRLEGLIKMADLTINLAAICTPADYNTRPLDTIYSNFIDALPVVKYCSENNKRLIHFSTCEVYGKTIQSFLPKDSPLRQDPAYYVLKEDVSPCIFGSIEKQRWSYACAKQLIERLIYAEGAENGLEFTIVRPFNWIGPRMDFIPGIDGPSEGVPRVLACFSNNLLRREPLKLVDGGQSQRTFVYIKDAIEAVLLMIENPGRANGHIFNVGNPNNEVTVRQLAEMMTKVYTKVSGESALETPTIDVSSKEFYGEGYDDSDKRIPDMTIINKQLGWNPKTSLWDLLESTLTYQHRTYAEAIKKSMAKPTSS